The Saccharothrix variisporea genome has a segment encoding these proteins:
- a CDS encoding Tex family protein, whose protein sequence is MPVVTTAIHQRIADELGVRAGQVSAAVELLDGGSTVPFIARYRKEATGALDDAQLRTLEERLGYLRELEERRAAVLESIRSQGKLDDALEAAILAADSKARLEDLYLPYKPKRRTKAQIAREQGLEPLADGLLTDPTQDPQVVAKDYLTEEVPDVAAALQGARAILVERFGEDGDLIGELRERMWSRGRVASKVREGKEEEGAKFSDYFDFSEPFGKLPSHRILALFRGEKEEVLDLHLEPGDDDEEPSSYEVAIAARFGVDNQGRPADKWLADTVRWAWRTRILVHLGIDLRSRLRQFAEDEAVKVFASNLRDLLLAAPAGTRATMGLDPGFRTGVKVAVVDATGKVVATDTIYPHVPANKWDESIAKLAALAHKHSVDLIAIGNGTASRETDKLAADLLKRHPELKLTKAVVSEAGASVYSASAFASAELPGLDVSLRGAVSIARRLQDPLAELVKIDPKSIGVGQYQHDITETKLSRSLDAVVEDCVNAVGVDLNTASVPLLTRVSGITAGLAENIVQHRDANGPFRTRRALKDVPRLGPKAFEQCAGFLRIPNGDDPLDASAVHPEAYPVVRRIQEHAGVELIGNTKVLKSLRPEQFVDEQFGLPTVTDILRELEKPGRDPRPAFKTATFAEGVEKIADLKPGMVLEGVVTNVAAFGAFVDIGVHQDGLVHISALSNTYVKDPRDVVKSGDVVRVKVLEVDIARKRIGLTLRLEDEPGRKGPQQRDQRDQRGSRGGGGGGRGGKPQQRQERPPANGAMAEALRRAGLGGSK, encoded by the coding sequence ATGCCCGTCGTGACCACAGCCATCCACCAGAGGATCGCCGACGAGCTGGGCGTGCGTGCCGGACAGGTCAGTGCCGCCGTCGAACTGCTCGACGGGGGCTCGACCGTGCCGTTCATCGCCCGCTACCGCAAGGAGGCGACCGGCGCGCTGGACGACGCCCAGCTGCGCACGCTGGAAGAGCGGCTGGGCTACCTGCGGGAGCTGGAGGAGCGCCGGGCCGCCGTCCTGGAGTCCATCCGGTCGCAGGGCAAGCTGGACGACGCCCTGGAGGCCGCCATCCTGGCCGCCGACTCCAAGGCCCGCCTCGAAGACCTCTACCTGCCCTACAAGCCCAAGCGGCGCACCAAGGCGCAGATCGCCCGCGAGCAGGGGCTCGAGCCGCTGGCCGACGGGCTGCTCACCGACCCCACCCAGGACCCGCAGGTCGTCGCCAAGGACTACCTGACCGAGGAGGTCCCGGACGTGGCCGCCGCCCTCCAGGGTGCGCGCGCGATCCTGGTCGAGCGGTTCGGCGAGGACGGTGACCTCATCGGTGAGCTGCGCGAACGCATGTGGTCGCGCGGCCGGGTGGCGTCGAAGGTGCGGGAGGGCAAGGAGGAGGAGGGCGCCAAGTTCTCCGACTACTTCGACTTCTCCGAGCCCTTCGGCAAGCTGCCCTCGCACCGCATCCTCGCGCTGTTCCGCGGCGAGAAGGAAGAGGTCCTCGACCTGCACCTGGAGCCGGGTGACGACGACGAGGAGCCCTCGTCCTACGAGGTCGCCATCGCGGCCCGGTTCGGCGTGGACAACCAGGGCCGACCGGCCGACAAGTGGCTCGCCGACACCGTCCGCTGGGCGTGGCGCACCCGCATCCTGGTGCACCTGGGCATCGACCTGCGCTCCCGGCTGCGGCAGTTCGCCGAGGACGAGGCCGTGAAGGTGTTCGCGTCCAACCTGCGCGACCTGCTGCTGGCCGCGCCCGCCGGCACCCGCGCCACGATGGGCCTGGACCCCGGGTTCCGCACCGGCGTGAAGGTGGCCGTGGTCGACGCGACCGGCAAGGTCGTCGCCACCGACACCATCTACCCGCACGTGCCCGCGAACAAGTGGGACGAGTCGATCGCCAAGCTGGCCGCGTTGGCGCACAAGCACTCCGTGGACCTGATCGCCATCGGCAACGGCACCGCCTCCCGCGAGACCGACAAGCTGGCCGCGGACCTGCTCAAGCGGCACCCCGAGCTGAAGCTGACCAAGGCCGTGGTGTCCGAGGCGGGCGCGTCGGTGTACTCGGCGTCGGCGTTCGCCTCGGCCGAACTGCCCGGCCTGGACGTGTCGCTGCGCGGCGCGGTGTCCATCGCGCGCCGGTTGCAGGACCCGCTGGCCGAGCTGGTCAAGATCGACCCGAAGTCCATCGGTGTCGGCCAGTACCAGCACGACATCACCGAGACCAAGCTGTCGCGCTCGCTGGACGCCGTGGTCGAGGACTGCGTGAACGCGGTCGGCGTGGACCTCAACACCGCGTCCGTGCCGCTGCTGACCCGCGTCTCGGGCATCACCGCGGGCCTCGCGGAGAACATCGTGCAGCACCGCGACGCCAACGGCCCGTTCCGGACGCGGCGGGCGCTGAAGGACGTGCCGCGCCTGGGCCCGAAGGCGTTCGAGCAGTGCGCGGGCTTCCTGCGCATCCCCAACGGCGACGACCCGCTGGACGCCTCCGCCGTGCACCCCGAGGCGTACCCGGTGGTGCGGCGCATCCAGGAGCACGCGGGTGTCGAGCTGATCGGCAACACCAAGGTGCTCAAGTCGCTGCGGCCCGAGCAGTTCGTGGACGAGCAGTTCGGCCTGCCGACCGTCACCGACATCCTGCGCGAGCTGGAGAAGCCGGGCCGCGACCCGCGTCCGGCGTTCAAGACGGCCACCTTCGCCGAGGGCGTGGAGAAGATCGCCGACCTCAAGCCCGGCATGGTGCTGGAGGGCGTGGTCACCAACGTGGCGGCGTTCGGCGCGTTCGTGGACATCGGCGTCCACCAGGACGGGCTGGTGCACATCTCGGCGCTGTCCAACACGTACGTGAAGGACCCGCGCGATGTCGTGAAGTCCGGTGACGTGGTGCGCGTGAAGGTCCTCGAAGTGGACATCGCGCGCAAGCGGATCGGGTTGACGCTGCGGCTGGAGGACGAGCCGGGCCGCAAGGGTCCGCAGCAGCGTGACCAGCGCGACCAGCGTGGTTCGCGCGGCGGTGGCGGCGGCGGCCGGGGTGGCAAGCCGCAGCAGCGGCAGGAGCGCCCGCCGGCGAACGGGGCGATGGCCGAGGCGTTGCGGCGCGCGGGGCTCGGCGGCTCGAAGTGA
- a CDS encoding SRPBCC family protein, whose amino-acid sequence MVEVSLQVPAPADRVFAVLSDGWSYASWVVGAAHIREVDAGWPEPGTRIHHSIGTWPALVSDVTSVRSCEPGRSLELEAGMWPFGAARIRFDLAEENGGTLVRMREEVVKGPLSVLPSAAQALFLGPRNKETLHRLADLAAHRESRN is encoded by the coding sequence ATGGTCGAGGTGAGCCTGCAGGTGCCCGCACCGGCGGACCGGGTGTTCGCCGTGCTGTCGGACGGCTGGTCCTACGCGAGCTGGGTGGTGGGCGCGGCCCACATCCGCGAGGTCGACGCGGGCTGGCCCGAGCCCGGCACCCGCATCCACCACAGCATCGGCACCTGGCCCGCACTCGTGTCGGACGTGACCTCGGTCCGGTCCTGCGAGCCGGGCCGCTCGCTGGAACTGGAAGCCGGCATGTGGCCCTTCGGCGCGGCCCGCATCCGGTTCGACCTGGCCGAGGAGAACGGCGGCACCCTGGTCCGGATGCGCGAAGAGGTCGTCAAGGGCCCCCTCTCCGTCCTGCCCTCCGCCGCGCAAGCCCTCTTCCTGGGCCCCCGCAACAAGGAAACCCTGCACCGCCTGGCCGACCTAGCCGCCCACCGCGAATCTCGAAACTAA
- a CDS encoding phytoene desaturase family protein yields the protein MADVVDAVVIGSGPNGLVAANLLADAGWEVAVLEAADEPGGAVRTAELTAPGFRNDLFSAFYPLGAASPIIAGLGLDRHGLRWRHAPEVLAHVLPDDRAVLLSRDVERTAASVESFGAGDGERWHEEFRRWQQVRDALIEALMRPFPPVRASAGLLGAIGPAEALRLARMFTLSVRAFGNERFHGEGGPLLLAGNAMHTDLGPDQAGSTAFGWLLCMLGQDFGYPVPEGGAGVLTEALVKRLGGVVECGRRVSRVVVAQGRALGVQDTSGGFVRARKAVLADVPAPTLYLDLVGEEHLPARLVDDLAKFEWDDATVKVDWALSGPIPWTAPEPRGAGTVHLGGDFNGLAVGSTEIAIGRLPRTPFVIMGQMTTADPTRSPAGTEAAWAYTHVPRGENWSADRLRRRADRVEQLIEQHAPGFRSLILKRSVLGPGDLEERNPSLVGGSINAGTAAIHQQLVFRPVPGTGRSDTPVDRLFLAGASAHPGGGVHGAAGANAARAALARNGLAGDAYRLLMRGITKLVY from the coding sequence GTGGCCGACGTCGTGGACGCGGTGGTCATCGGGTCCGGACCCAACGGGCTGGTCGCGGCGAACCTGCTCGCCGACGCGGGCTGGGAGGTGGCGGTCCTGGAGGCCGCCGACGAGCCCGGCGGCGCGGTGCGCACGGCCGAGCTGACCGCGCCGGGGTTCCGCAACGACCTGTTCAGCGCCTTCTACCCGCTCGGCGCGGCGTCGCCGATCATCGCCGGTCTCGGGCTGGACCGGCACGGCCTGCGCTGGCGGCACGCACCCGAGGTGCTCGCCCACGTCCTGCCCGACGACCGGGCCGTGCTGCTGTCCCGGGACGTCGAGCGCACGGCGGCGTCGGTCGAGTCGTTCGGCGCGGGCGACGGCGAGAGGTGGCACGAGGAGTTCCGGCGGTGGCAGCAGGTCCGGGACGCGCTGATCGAGGCCCTGATGCGGCCGTTCCCGCCGGTGCGGGCGTCGGCCGGGCTGCTGGGCGCGATCGGACCGGCGGAAGCGCTGCGGTTGGCGCGGATGTTCACCCTGTCGGTGCGGGCGTTCGGCAACGAGCGGTTCCACGGCGAGGGCGGGCCGTTGTTGTTGGCGGGCAACGCCATGCACACCGACCTCGGGCCGGACCAGGCGGGCAGCACGGCGTTCGGGTGGCTGCTGTGCATGCTGGGTCAGGACTTCGGCTACCCCGTGCCCGAGGGCGGGGCGGGGGTGTTGACGGAGGCGCTGGTCAAGCGGCTCGGCGGGGTCGTGGAGTGCGGACGGCGGGTGTCGCGGGTCGTCGTGGCGCAGGGTCGGGCTCTGGGCGTGCAGGACACCTCCGGCGGGTTCGTGCGGGCGCGCAAGGCCGTGCTGGCGGACGTGCCCGCGCCCACGCTGTACCTGGACCTGGTGGGTGAGGAGCACCTGCCGGCCCGACTGGTGGACGACCTGGCCAAGTTCGAGTGGGACGACGCCACGGTGAAGGTCGACTGGGCGTTGTCCGGACCGATCCCGTGGACAGCCCCGGAACCGCGCGGCGCCGGCACGGTCCACCTCGGCGGCGACTTCAACGGTCTGGCCGTCGGGAGCACGGAGATCGCGATCGGCCGACTGCCGCGCACACCGTTCGTGATCATGGGACAGATGACCACGGCCGACCCGACGCGATCACCGGCGGGCACAGAGGCGGCGTGGGCCTACACGCACGTGCCACGCGGCGAGAACTGGTCGGCGGACCGACTGCGGCGGCGGGCCGACCGGGTGGAGCAACTGATCGAGCAGCACGCGCCCGGGTTCCGGAGTCTGATCCTGAAGAGGTCCGTGCTGGGGCCCGGGGACCTGGAGGAGCGCAACCCCAGCCTGGTCGGGGGATCGATCAACGCCGGGACGGCGGCGATCCACCAGCAACTGGTGTTCCGGCCGGTGCCGGGGACGGGGCGGTCGGACACGCCGGTGGACCGGTTGTTCCTGGCGGGCGCGTCGGCCCATCCCGGCGGTGGCGTGCACGGAGCAGCCGGGGCAAACGCGGCGCGGGCCGCGTTGGCACGCAACGGGTTGGCCGGGGACGCCTACCGGTTGTTGATGCGAGGGATCACGAAATTGGTGTACTGA
- a CDS encoding NAD-dependent epimerase/dehydratase family protein: protein MRVVVTGASGNVGTALRRALAGLGADVVCVARRVPESAAGSPPPRTAGSAASGTETWVGCDVGAPAADVLLREVFAGADAVVHLAWAVQPGPDDPPMRRTNLDGSAHVLAAAAGVPHVVVASSVAAYTPARHVVDETWPCDGVPGSAYSLHKARLEHLLDQYDGAPVARIRPCAVVQPEAGAELDRWALSPLVPPGLLRKPWLPVPLWSGLRAQVVHADDVARAIVVILLHGAEGAFNVAGEPLLDADDLARTFGGFRLPVPLPVLTALAWPTWRLGLQPLHPGWLRLADRASIVDTTRLRALGWEPRHDAREALAEFVAAVAEGRGSWGPLAPRGGSRLGRLGWGRPLHQSQGG from the coding sequence ATGAGGGTCGTCGTCACGGGTGCCAGCGGCAACGTGGGGACGGCCCTGCGCCGGGCCTTGGCCGGGTTGGGCGCGGACGTGGTGTGCGTGGCCCGGCGCGTGCCCGAGAGCGCCGCCGGGTCGCCTCCACCGCGCACCGCCGGGTCGGCCGCGTCCGGCACCGAGACGTGGGTGGGCTGCGACGTCGGCGCTCCGGCGGCGGATGTCCTGTTGCGCGAGGTCTTCGCCGGGGCCGACGCCGTCGTCCACCTGGCGTGGGCGGTCCAGCCCGGTCCCGACGACCCGCCCATGCGGCGCACCAACCTCGACGGCAGCGCCCACGTGCTCGCGGCGGCGGCCGGCGTCCCGCACGTCGTGGTGGCCTCCTCGGTCGCCGCCTACACGCCCGCGCGGCACGTGGTGGACGAGACGTGGCCGTGCGACGGTGTCCCCGGCAGCGCGTACAGCCTGCACAAGGCCAGGTTGGAGCACCTGCTCGACCAGTACGACGGCGCTCCGGTCGCCCGGATCCGGCCGTGTGCGGTCGTGCAGCCCGAGGCCGGTGCCGAACTGGACCGCTGGGCGTTGAGCCCACTCGTCCCGCCCGGCCTCCTGCGCAAGCCGTGGCTGCCGGTGCCGCTGTGGTCGGGGCTGCGCGCCCAGGTCGTGCACGCCGACGACGTGGCGCGGGCGATCGTGGTCATCCTGCTGCACGGTGCCGAGGGCGCGTTCAACGTGGCCGGGGAACCCCTGCTGGACGCCGACGACCTGGCCCGGACCTTCGGCGGGTTCCGGCTGCCGGTGCCGCTGCCGGTGTTGACGGCGCTGGCCTGGCCCACCTGGCGGCTGGGGCTCCAGCCCCTGCACCCGGGCTGGCTGCGACTCGCCGATCGAGCGTCCATTGTGGACACGACCCGGCTGCGGGCGCTGGGCTGGGAACCCCGGCACGACGCCCGGGAGGCGTTGGCGGAGTTCGTGGCGGCGGTGGCCGAGGGACGCGGGTCGTGGGGTCCGCTCGCCCCGCGCGGCGGGTCGCGGTTGGGCAGACTGGGGTGGGGACGTCCCCTCCATCAGAGCCAAGGAGGCTGA
- a CDS encoding HEAT repeat domain-containing protein, with product MGDLVDRLFRRLRTLFGRVPAAAVPARGAAVRDLRATVPARPAVPDLPEGVPDLLLAACHPNGYVREAAVTALGERDDVTALPVLALRAADWVPEVRDRARRVCARWLDRAPAEAIAGLAPAALALQARQEGRWLAQAVGDVLRDGPPEALAAALASEDRRTRRLAYTTGVRTLDVDHLVHAARTDSDLPIRVLCAEAAIRSTGDPEVARRLLTSRTAAVRAEAVRALAAAGDTGPAVEALTDRSALVRATAQVALRRAGTDPATRYRALLADQRPPRPAVIAGLAETGTRADAALLRPWLAHPSSRGRAETVRALRHLGDTPRDLLLPLLTDEVSSVTRQVVQSLEGHTLDEHHLRPLLHPPHPLHVQRAAYRLLCAQGVWTRISVDLELVATPDHALCGTARSDLGEWLRRDAATTYSVPDGPRATELSGLLAEAEPFLSRESTRSLRFCLNLT from the coding sequence GTGGGCGACCTCGTTGACCGGCTGTTCCGGCGGCTGCGCACGCTCTTCGGCCGGGTTCCGGCGGCCGCTGTGCCAGCGCGCGGGGCCGCTGTGCGCGACCTCCGTGCCACCGTGCCCGCCCGTCCCGCTGTGCCTGACCTCCCTGAAGGGGTGCCGGACCTGCTGCTCGCCGCGTGCCACCCGAACGGGTACGTCCGGGAGGCGGCCGTCACCGCTCTGGGTGAACGCGACGACGTCACCGCACTGCCCGTGCTGGCGCTGAGGGCGGCGGACTGGGTCCCCGAGGTCCGCGACCGGGCGCGGCGGGTGTGCGCCCGGTGGCTCGACCGCGCCCCGGCCGAGGCGATCGCCGGACTGGCCCCAGCCGCACTCGCCCTGCAAGCGCGGCAGGAGGGGCGCTGGCTGGCCCAGGCCGTGGGGGATGTCCTGCGGGACGGTCCTCCCGAGGCCCTGGCCGCCGCGTTGGCGTCCGAGGACCGGCGGACCAGGCGCCTTGCGTACACCACCGGCGTGCGCACGCTCGACGTCGACCACCTGGTCCACGCGGCCAGGACCGACTCCGACCTGCCGATCCGCGTCCTGTGCGCGGAAGCCGCCATCCGCTCCACCGGAGACCCCGAGGTGGCCCGCCGACTGCTCACCAGCCGGACTGCCGCCGTCCGCGCCGAAGCCGTCCGCGCCCTGGCCGCCGCCGGCGACACCGGCCCCGCGGTCGAGGCGCTGACCGACCGCAGTGCGCTGGTCCGCGCGACCGCCCAGGTGGCCCTGCGCCGCGCCGGCACGGACCCGGCCACCCGGTACCGCGCACTGCTCGCCGACCAGCGACCACCCCGCCCCGCGGTCATCGCCGGCTTGGCCGAAACCGGCACCCGCGCCGACGCCGCCTTGCTCCGGCCGTGGCTGGCGCACCCGTCGTCACGCGGCCGCGCCGAGACCGTCCGGGCCCTGCGCCACCTCGGCGACACCCCGCGGGACCTCCTGCTGCCGCTGCTCACCGACGAGGTGTCCTCGGTGACGCGCCAGGTCGTGCAGTCCCTCGAGGGCCACACCCTCGATGAACACCACCTGCGCCCCCTGCTCCACCCCCCACACCCACTCCACGTGCAGCGGGCCGCCTACCGCCTGCTGTGCGCCCAGGGCGTCTGGACGCGGATCAGCGTCGACCTGGAACTGGTCGCCACCCCCGACCACGCCCTGTGCGGCACGGCCCGGTCGGACCTCGGCGAGTGGCTCCGCCGCGATGCCGCCACCACCTACTCCGTCCCGGACGGTCCCCGGGCGACCGAACTGTCCGGACTGCTCGCCGAGGCGGAACCCTTCCTGAGCCGCGAAAGCACCCGCTCCCTGCGCTTCTGCCTCAACCTGACCTGA